ACCGTTCATCCATTCCCTGACACTTCTAAAAACACTTCTCATTAGTGCAATAGTACCCATTCTTGTCGTTGGGTAAGGTTGATTAGATTTTCGGTCTTGGTTTCTCTTTGGACCTGAAGCCATTTTCAGAGCTGCTTCGGATTTTACAATTTCTCCTGATGTTTTCATTATCAAACCCACACCACATATGACGTTCGCACTTCCCGGGCCTGTATAGACTGTCGTTACACCTCCACCTATGGCGTCTTTAAAAGCAGGATCATAGAAATTAAGTGCGTCGATAGCTCTCATTTGAGGAGTAACAGGTCCTGAAACATCATTAACATCTGAATATTCCCAGTCCAAACCTTCTGGTATTAAACCTATATGACTATGAGCATCTATAAAGCCGGGTGTAACGAACTTATCCTTAGCATCAATTATTTCAACATCAGGACTCAGTTCTTTCATCGGACCAACATAAGAAATCTTGCTATTCTCTATCAACACAAGGCCATCATCTATGTTTTTCCCTGTTCCTGTCCATATTTTTCCCCCTACAACTGCAATCATTAGTCAATTCCCCCTTTGTAACAGACTTCTCCATCTACGATGGTATATTCAACGTGTGTATCAGGACTAAAGGGTTCTCCAGACAGAATGACTATGTCAGCGTCTTTCCCGGGTTCTATAGAACCCACCCTATCATCAATGCCAAGTATTTTAGCCGCATTAACAGTTATCAATGAGAGCGCTTGGCTTATTGAATAACCTTCTGCAGTTGCTAGTCCTGCTAACATATCCAAATACTCAATTGGTATAGTTGGATGGTCCGTTGTAATAGAGAAGACCAGCTCCCTGATTTTTGAAAGATTGGATGAATCGAGGTTTTCCAGTTCCGTTCCGCGTTTAGAAAATACTATTGGGCCATAAACTATTGGTACATCGGTAAGTTCATCTTTAACCAAAAATGCCTCTGTTGCGTGATCGAGTATGACCTTAATGCTAAATTCTTGGGAAAATCTAAGAACTGAAACAATATCTCTTGCAGTGTGTATATGGACTCTTAAAGGGATTTTGCCTTCAATTACAGGGACAAGTGCTTCTAGTTTTGGATCATAATTCTTCTCCTCTTTCAAGGAATATTCTTTTGCTTTCAAAAACATTTTCCTTAGTTCCGACATTATGCCCATCCGTGTGGTTGGACTTAATTTCTGCTCAGCCAGGAATCTTTTTGGGTGTTCACCAACCGCCACTTTTACGAAAGCTGATTCTTCGATCATTCTCTTGTTTGTCTTAAATATAGCCCCCTGTCCTGGCATAATAGTTATTCTTTCCACGCTTGATCCAAATGACATGTAAGCCCCTGGCAAAATCCCAACTGTTGTAACCCCTGCACTCAACGCACCGTCAAATGCTGGATCAAAAACATCCATACCTTCTACAACATTTAATTGAGGGGTAATTGGGTCAACAAGATCAATACCATGGTCCCCAGGATCTCCCTCGAGTCTGTAAATACCAATATGTGTATGGGGGTCAATAAATCCAGGTACTATAAACTTATTTGTGGCGTCAATAACCTGATCAGTCGGAAGATTTTTGAGAGCAGAGCGTGTGGTAATTTCTGTTATCTTTCCGTTATCAATAAAAATTACAGCGTCTTCAATTTGCTCACTTGGAGTTAATACTGTCCCACCAATGATTATCAAAACCATTCCCCCTCCACAGATTAGTTGATAGTGTTACCTGCTTTAATAAAACATGCTAAAATTCCCATTGTTTCATAAAAAAGTAAGTACTCTCCTCAACGACGGATATTCACAAGACTCGTCATAACTTTGTCTGTTTCTGCTGAAAATTCTGTAAGGTCAATCTTATCTTGGTTGTCTCGGTTTTCATCTATTACTTTTGTACACAAACGCATGGATCTTTGTGCTCAATTTAGTTATGAAATACTACTTCACTTCAAAATTAGTTCGGTTACCTTACCATACTATTTTTAAATCGGATTATAACATCTACTAATAATCATCTCCAAATCCCTCAGGGAAGACTATGAATCCGCGGAAAAACAGCTTACAACGTTATTTGAGCAAACGACGGACATATCGTAACCAGAGTTCTAATATATCGTAACCGAAGTTCTAATATATCGTAACCGGAGTTCTAAATGATGACTGCTGTGTAGTTAAACTTTGTAAAGAGAACGCGGTGCGTTAGATGAATTTCCTTATGGTGGATCTAAAAATGACATGCTACAAAATAGTCCAAACAAGCGAGAATCTCAGCTTATGCACTTTGAATTAACAAAGAACTCGAAGGCAATTGTACGAACAAAATGTCCTACTTCAATCGTTTTCTTGGCAGCCCAAAGATAGTAGTTGAACCTGAATTCTTCCAAGAAATCCCTGAGCCCAATCTGGTCTTTGGCAGAACGATAGAACCTCTTGTGGAATAGAACTTTCCAAGATGCTCGGTTCTATTTCCACGCCATTTGATCACAATTTCATTCAATATGACGCATTTAGGAGAGATGGATTCAACTATCAAATAAGATAATGCTCCAGTGGAAATGGAATTTGAGTTCAGGAACCTTAAGTTTGAAGATCGAGAGCAATCACATAACTCAGTAAGTCTTTTGGTGTTTTATAGTTTGCTAATAACAGTGTAGAGGAATAACTAAGAACGAATCTTTCCTGCTCTTTTTGGTTGAAGCGAATAGTCTTAATGACATCCGGGAGAATCTGTGAACTTTTCGTGGGGGGCATGGAATTATCTTTTCGTATGGTTTGGTTAACACTGCATGTTTTGCCTTTTTGAAGATACGAGGGTTTTTTATTTTTACAGCATTCATTTTATATTGCTTAATTGAATGAGGTGCAGAAGATCAATTTCGACAGATATGCCGGTATAATGCAGATGAAAGAAACACAAAAACATATGATGTTTCCGTGTTTTTTCGTTTAGAATGGAAAGCATTATTACCAAAATTCAGAAATGCCTTAAACATTTGATTTTAGAGTATCAAGCCTTCATCTTCCAGTAGTCCTCGGGGTTTGAGGTTACCGCTATTCTTATAAGCGCATTTTCAAATTCTTCAGGAGTCCATTCGATGTCAGGATATTTTTCCCAGCAGTTGTCAAGGATTCTGTTCAACCCTGTTTCAAGGCCTTTTAGTTCGTTGCGGGTGAAGATATTGTGTTCAAAGGATAAGTTAGTAATATATACCCTGTTTATTCTTTTTACCTTTCCTATGCTTTGCACATTTATGAATACTCTTCTTATCGTACCGTAATACTTGATGAGCAAAAGAGGCATCCAGATGGTTTTTCCATCGGACCCGGTGGTTATAACTTCTCTGAGTTTCACAGCATAAATGCTTCTTTTCTCTCTTGCCGCGCTCTTCATCGCAGCCCAGTGTTTCATAGGGTTTATTTTGTTCACCCAGTAAAGATATAATGAATATTCTGACTCGTTCTCGGGCATCAGAACGTAGTTTAGTAGCTTAAATTCCTCTCTCAATCTGCTAATTATACCCACCCTGGACCTCCTTTCAACTTCGTTGTGGAATTGCTCTCTATTATTTATTATGGCATTCATTGTGCAGTGCCCTACTACTATTATAAAGGAGTTTATGGGAGTGGTAGCATGAAAAGCATAATGGTTCTTGTTTTTTAGTTGTTCTCAGTGCCTTTGGCGTAAGTTGCAGCGGATGCTGGCGGTCTTCACCAACACCGTACTTGCTTTTGCAGACGAAGTCGCAGCTCCAAACCGTTTTGTGGCTTGCATATCCACAAAGAGCCGTTTACCATTGTCCGTCTTCCGTTGACCGATAAGAACCTCTTCTTGGAAAGAGCGGGTTTAGAGTATGGGGTATAGAAAAAACCGAGAGCCGAAAGCCGGTGAGCACGCTGGCGCGTGAGTAAGTCCAGCTACACCAGGGATTAGCACTTCTTCGAAGTGGATATGCGTTCCTACGGAACGGCTATGCGCCTTCGGCGGAAAGAGCTTTGTCATAAACCGGCTCAAAGAGCCGCAGGTCCGCGACGTAGGAGCGCTTGTCCACACGAAGTGTGCATATCCTGACAGAGTCAGCATATCACGCGCCCTTTGCGTTCTCTCGGATCTCTGGTTTTTTCCATACCCCAGACCCTATACCCCAAACCCGCTCTTTTCTAATCTCTATTCTCTAGTCTCTAATCTCGAATCTCGGTTCTCGATTATCACCTACAACCAACAACCTACCACCCACAACCGTTTCTCACATCTGCTGCAAGCGTGTCTTCCTGACGGAGTCAGTCGTACCTATATCAAGAACTTTCCATCTTTGTAGATTAGTTCACCGTCGGCGTAGATCTCGCCGCCTTTTCTCATGTCGCAGAGCATGTCCCAGTGAATGTCTGATTCATTTTTGCCACCTGTTTCGGGGTAAGATCTTCCGAGGGCGAGATGAACAGTGCCACCGATCTTTTCGTCGAAGAGCATGTTCTTTGTGAACCTTGTGATATTGTAATTTGTGCCCATGGCGATCTCTCCCACATACCTCGCACCTCTTATCTCGAGGAGCTGTTCGAGAAGTTCCTGCCCCTTTGAGGCTTCGGCCTTCACCACTTTACCGTTTTCAAAAGTAAGCCTGATATCTTCAATCTCTCGTCCTTGGTAGATTCCTGGAAAGGAAAAGCGAATGTGTCCGTTCACCGTGTCTTCAACGGGGCCTGTGAAAACTTCGCCGGAGGGAAAATTTACATGTCCATCGCTGTTAATCCATTTTCGTCCTTCGATGCTCATTTCGATATCCGTGTCTTCTGAAACTATTCTGAGGTGCTTTTTCGTGTTCAGGAAATCCACGTATTTCTGTTGTTCATCGTGAATTCTTTTCCATTCAGCTACAGGGTCATCGCTGTCTAAATGACAGGCAGTGTATACGAAATCTTCGTAATCACTCAGCGACATGGAAGCTTCCTGCGCATCAGCTTCAGTGGGAAACTGGGTGCCACACCACCGCAGCTCGCCCTTTCCCATGCGATCAAAGAAGATTTCCATCAACTTACTCCTGCCTTCGGCATTCTTTTTCACATTTTCGGGAGGGACATTGCTCAGCATTCTAGTATTGGAAGTCCCCAAGATTGAAATTAAAGCATCCACCGATTTTGCCATTGTCATGACGCTTTCAGGCACATAAGTTAGTTGTTCGTCGTTCCCAAATTTCAACAATTTCTCCCTCAATGCCGTGTCATCTATCACCACCTGTATGAGCGCGCCGGCATTCAAAGCTTCCTGATATACCGCTCTGATGAGCGGTAGAGAAACTACTTCTCCATTTATCATGAGTTTTTCACCGGGCTTCAGAGTCAGACAGTACTCAACAAGTACTTTTGCGTGCTTAAGAATTCTTTCGTCCATAACACACCTCCTTGTGGAGATTTGTGGAGAATAACATAAAATTATATCATGCTGTTGAAAAGGGAAAGTTGCTCTAAATGCCACAGTGAAGAGCTTCTAATATTTTGTGCCGATTTGATATGATAATATATCATATATAATTAACTTCCAAGGGGTGAAAAGATGCACAGATAATTCCACCTTCCGCATAGCAACATAATTGGGAATGCGAGTGGCCACGGCCACAAAGTTTTCTTTTGGAGGTGGAATTATCATGCTTCATATAAAACAACTTCGTTTTTCTTTCGGCGCTAATGAAGTGCTTAAAGGTGTAGATCTCGATATTCTTCCGGGTGAAGTCGTTGCCCTGCTTGGAGCGAACGGTTCTGGTAAGACAACATTGCTCAACATCATCCGTGGTGTTTTGAAACCAGATTCTGGTGCAGTTATTTTGGAAAATACGGTGAGATTCGCCTTTCTTCCACAGGAAACTCCCCCTTTTGAGGGTACCGCTATGGAGTTTCTTCTGGAAAGTTTTCCGGAAATTGGGCGAATTTATCGAACTATGACTTCACTTCCCATTGATTCTCCGGATTATGCAGAAGCGATAAACGAGTTCCACAAACTCGGTGGCTTCGAACTTGAAGCGAAAATCAACGCCAGGCTTTACAAATACGGTTTTGTCGAAGAAGATTTGAAACGCCCCTATTCCAGTTTTTCCAAGGGACAGCAAAGGCTCTGGGCAATTTTTCGGGTCTTTTTGAGGGGAGCTAATCTTCTCCTACTCGATGAACCCACCAATCATCTCGACCTGCAAATGTGCCAGAAGCTTGAGAGAGTCATTCTCGAATACAAATCAAAAAAATGTAGTGTGCTTCTTGTGAGCCATGACAGGCTTCTGATAGACAGGGTGGCAGACAGGAGCTATTATTTGAAAACAGGAACCGCAGTATCGGTAAATGGCGGCTATTCCCTCATGTTATCCCATCTTAAAAGCGATTTTGAATCGAGATTGAGGGAAGCAAAGGAGATAGAGCGAAAAATAAAACAGCTGGAATTTGAAGTGTCCAGAAGAATTTCCTGGGCATCGAGTAAAGAGGCGAAAAAGAAATTCGCCGACAAGGTGATGAACAAGGGACATATAGGGCGCAAAGCTGCAAAACTCGCGAAGCGGGCGAAAGCAGTGCAGAAACGAACACAGGCGATGATTCGAGAGTTAAAAGAGAAAAAGCCTTTCGTTGAGAAACCTATTGAAATCGAGCTTCCACAGTATGAAGTTTCATCGAGGAAGGTGATTTCTGCCACCGGGTTGAGCTTTGCCTTTGGCACAAAAACACTGTTCAGAGACGTGAATCTTGAACTGTATACAAAAGACCGGGTAGGACTTATCGGACCGAATGGTTGCGGAAAAACGACGCTCATGCGCTGTCTCGTGGGAGAATTGAAACCTCAGGGCGAATTATACAGGAACGACAATGTCAGGTGGAAGTATATCCCCCAAGATGTGAGGGCGTTCTTCAGAACCGGATCATTGATAGATAACTTGCGTGTACCTGAGCTTGATGAACTCCAGCTCAGACAAGCTCTTGGGGCAGCGGGCTTTAGAAGAGACAAGGTATTCCAAGATGTAGGTTCGTTGAGCTATGGGGAGCTCATGAGAGCTGCGATTCTCAAAGCGATGCTGGAAAAGATTGAGTTCCTATTCCTGGACGAGCCAACAAACCATTTGGACATCGAATCCCTCGAAATTCTGGACCGGCTCTTCAATGCATTTCCAGGTGGTATGTTTTTCATAAGCCATGACAGGCATTTCATAGCCACCCACGGAGACAGCTTGTACACCTTTGAAGCTGGGAACATAAGGCTTTTGTTTGAAGAAACTCCCGTCGACCTTACGGAGTTTTCCCGGACCATTGAAATCATTTCTCAGACATCAGAAGATGTTAAGAACGAGAAAGAAAAATAAAAGGTACGCAGGAATTAAATTGGAAAAGTGAAAGAAATGTAACTAAATCGAACCGCAAATGGGGGAGAGAGCATGTTTACATAAGGCTTGCAGTCGTTGGCAGGAAGGTTTTTGGAATATATAAAACGATCACAAAAGAGCTGCACGGATGATGATAGACAGAATAAGAAATTTTCAAGGACGCTTTGAGCTCAACAAAAAGTTGTCGACTCTTGGAGTGGAAAGGGAACAATTAGCAAAATGGTAGAACTTCCTACAGTGCCATGTATAAAGTCATAGAAACAACGCCAGGTATATTGAATAAAGAAGATCTTCTCGAAATACTCAAAAAGGCTTTTTGAGATCGACTTCAGCCCTCTGTATAATTGAACACACCGACAAAAAGGAGGGAGAGCAATGCCTAAGGTAACGGAGAAGGGCCAGATTTTTGTGTGTGAAATTTGTGGAAACGTTGTAGAGGTTAAAGAAGTTGGTGGCGGTGAGTTAGTTTGCTGTGGCCAACCTATGACCTTAAAAGAGAATTAGTTGTTTCTTAAACTATCATAACTGTGGCATTAGCAATGTGATTTTTGTTGAAAAAGCCTTTTAAAAGAGGCTTTTTCAATATGAACAGTAGTGGTGAGCTCTTACCTGCCGGGTTTTGTGCTGGGTTACCGGATTCAAAATTCCTGGTTTCTGGTGTAAAGTGAAATGAAATGATATGTAAGAATCTTCAACCAGTGTGATAGCTATTAAGATTTTATCAAACGACTAAAAATAAATCAGTGGTAAAATGATTATTATCATTATGTTATTATGTGGACCAGCCGAATCCGGAGGCGAGCAAATGAGAAAGAAAACGCTGTGGTTGATATGGATTTTAGGTACCGTCTTATTGTGGGAACTTTCCAGAGTTAATTATTTGTTCTTTCACTCGATTATCGAGACCCTGGCTATTGTTGTTGGCTTTTCAATATTTGTCATCGCGGTATTTTCCTATCGATTTATAGACAACTTATTTATCAAAAAATTGGGAATTGTTTACTCAGCGGTTATTATTGTAGACTTTGTGCATATGCTCTCTTATAAGAATATGGGAGTTTTTTTGAATTTTGACGCCAATCAACCCACTCAGTTCTGGATACTTGGAAGGGTTTTGGAAACCTTCGGGCTGTTATATGCAGTTGCTTTAAGTGACAAGCATAATAAATTCTTCTGCTGCATTTTTTATCCCATCACTGCTGCTGGAATCTGGGCTGTATTTGCACGTGCTTTTCCGGACTGTTTCATTGAAGGACAGGGTCTTACTCAATTCAAGGTTTTTACAGAATATGTGCTTGTATCCGTGATAGTTGTTTTGCTATTCTACGCAAAGAAAATCAAAAAACCGGATATTGAGCCCTATAAATCAGCGCTATTTTTCTCCCTTGCTTTTACTGCTCTTGCTGAGCTCTCTTTTACCTTATATTCCGATGTCTTTGGCTTTTTCAACATGCTTGGGCATTTATTCAGACTGATGTCTTATGTATCGATACTCAATGGTATCGTAATACAGAGCATTAAAGTACCTTTGAGGACACTTTATAATCAAGTTCATTTAGAGAAAGAGAAATTCCGAAAGGAAGCTCACTTGGACTCACTTACAGGCGTAAATAACAGAAGATTCCTCGAGCTTTATACGAGCGCTGAATGCAAAATGTTCGAAGAGCAATTATTCAGCGTTGCCATGATAGATGTTGATAATTTCAAAGAGATAAACGACCGATATTCGCATATGATAGGAGATGAGGTTCTTAAAGTGATCGCAAAAGCGATCAAGAAAGTCGTTCGAAAGGGCGACATTGTCATTAGATATGGCGGGGATGAATTTTTGGTAATCTTTCCAGGAGCGAGCGCTAAAGATGTTGAAATGCCATTAAAACGTGTTCAAAAAATCCTTGAAGAAGAAGCAGAAAAGTTTAAGTTTTCGATTACTATCTCTTATGGAATTGCTGAAGGAACAAAAAAAGAGGATTTTTACAAAGCCTTGAAGATCGCTGATAAAAGGCTCTATGAAATGAAACAGCATATGAAAGAGCTTCATGAAAGGAACTCTTTGGACTGAAATTCATTTAAAATTCTACGAATGGGTTAACACTAACTTCAAACGATTTCCCGCATTTTCCAAAACCCTGAAATGAAGATTTGCGTTTCTCTCTGTGAATTCCGAAATCGTTGTGTAAGCCAGTATTGAAGGCAAATGGGACAATCATCCTTATATGCTGATGCTCACAAATCCGCCAGTGATTGCCTAAATAAGTGTTTGCAGAAATCTTGTTTAGTTTTTGGAAAGACTTTTCAATCCAGTTTAATAAACGAGTTGCCCGTTTTCCCTAACGTCTTCTGTAAGTACAAAAAGATTTATTTTAAGTCTTCGTGATCATATTCAATCTACTGATATTGTTTATTCTCTGCGAATCCTTTGACCAAATAACCTCGGTGATTCCAAGAGAATTGAAGAGGAATTCTTTAGCGGATTCAAGGGCACTTCTTCCCGTAATTTTTGAATGACTGCAGGCACCGGGTGGAAAGCTCCTGTGTTATAAATAAATTTTTCTCCCGGCGTATCCTCCATAGCAGATTGAGCATAAAAATGTTAGAAGTATTTTCTGGGCACGTGCCTTAGTACCCTTTTGAAGGTATAATACGCTGCATAAAGTTCTCACTCACCTTTTATAACCTTAAGATTCCACTTTAAAAAAGTCACAGTTACTTTGAATGCACCTTTCAGGATTTTCCCCGAGAAGAGGAAGATACCAATCCCGACAAGCATAGTACCGAATATGAAGAGCAATTCCTGGTTCAAATTTGAGAAAGGCAGCAAAACGTTTCCCGGATAATAGTAATAAAACACAGGCAAGGCGACAAAAGCCGCTGCGATTGTAAAGATGGCAAAAATCAAAGCGTAAAACACTGCAAGAAAGGGGAGGGTAACAATTAAATTGAAAAATCCCAGACCTATTATGCTCATTATAGCTGTGAAAATGCTTCTGCTTTCATGTTTTTCATCGAGTACCCTGACGTTATGTTCTGCGAGTATTAATCTTGCGATCTTATCCGGATTACCTAAATCGCGACATATTTGATCTTCTGTCTTCCCCTGCCTTATTCCTTCCTGAAAATGCTCTCTGTAATCTTGAAGATACTCTTCTCTTTCAAGTGGCTTGAGCCTTTTTAAGCCCTTTTCTAATCTTCTTATGTATTCAGTACTGTCCATCTTCATCCCCCCTACCGAGGAGTTTGTTCACTCCGTTGTAGAATTCAAACCATTTTTTCCTTAGCTTTTTGTATTTAGCTACACCTTCGGGAGTGAGTTTGTAATACTTTCTTGCAGGTCCTTCAGAAGATTCTCTTATATAAGAAGTTAGCAAACCCTCCCTTTGCAAACGTTTAAGGAGAGGGTAGATCGTTCCTTCAGAAATCTGAATAGCCGTTGAAATTTTTTCCACGAGCTGATATCCATAGCAATCTTCCTCTGAAAGGACGCTGAGGACACACAGGTCCAATACGCCCTTTTTCATCTGCTTGTCCATCACTATACCTCTTTTCAATAAGGGCAATTTGTCAGTGCCCGCTAATTCTTATGTTTGAATTACTGGTGCTTAGATCTATATACAAATTTCCGCCCCCATAGATGCTGCCACTGATACTGGTTTTACCTATTTCTTTCGCGAGAACAGGTACATTATCCAGAATGATCCTCCCGTTGGAAGTATCGGCATCAATAACCGCACCGGTGCCATAAGGGACAATAAGTTCAATCTCTCCATTGCTAGTACTAAGTTCCAGATGACCAGATTCTGGGAGTTCTGAATCCAGAACGATTCTCCCGTTTGAAGTTTTCAGAGTGTTGTTTGTTCCTGTAAGCAAGGAATCTCTTACATATATACTGCCGTTAGAGGTTCTTAGAAATACCTGCGCCTTTGAATTCTTCAATTCCATAGATGCATTTGAAGTTTTGACATAAAGATAGCCCGTGAACCCATTGGCATAGAACTCTCCATTTGAACTATCAAGTTTTGCGTTGCCAGAAACTTTAAACAGGGAAATAGAGCCATTTGATGTGTCTCCCGTGATTTGAGTGTTGAGGTTTGAAAAGTTCAAATCTCCATTGCTTGTCTTGACCTCAACTCTGTCTACAAGGCCATATGGCACTTTGATGACCATTGAAACACCATAGCTCTTTAAAAATGCGGTTTTCGTCAACCTAGGAGTTACAATTCTTAATGTGTTCCCAAGAAATGTGATTTCTGGCTTTGTTAACTCAAAAAGCTCTTCTAGCCTGCCTTCAGGGTAACCTGTGTACCTCTGTTTTACTTCGAGCTGAATATCACTGTTATCCCAGCCTTCTACTCGAACGTACCCATTGATGGTGTTTATGTAAATCTCATCGATTTGTGGGTTTGAAAAAACCTCTGTGTATTCATTCTGATAGTTCGTAGAATCTTCGAATTCAAATCCATGAAAATCTATAGGTCCTATTAAGAATGAAGCTCCAATCAAAATCAAACCAAGGGCTAGAATTATCCCGGCAATTATATTTCCTTTTTTTCTTTGCACGATGTTCCCTCCCTTTGAATCGAGTCTTTCGAATCTTTGCAAAAACAAAACAGCTTTTCTGTAAAAGGATAGTATCGCATAGTAGCTTGTAATACAAGGTAGCGTGAGTTACAATATACACAATTAAAAATTACAATTATATTGGTGCTCCTCTTTTTTAATGCATTCGATTTTTTTGTTTGCTGCTTCGGGTATCTCATACAGTCAAATCTTAAATGCCCTGATGTTAGAATGGTAGTGAACCTTTTTTATATGGAGTGAGCGCGAATGATTAAATTCAGTCCTAAATTGAAAGCAAAGCTCTGGGTGCCAATAGATAAAATTGAAAAGGAAGCTCTGGAACAAATCAGAAATCTTTCCACGATTCCGGATCTTTTCAAATGGATAGCGGTGATGCCAGATGTACACCCGGGTTATGGTATGCCCATAGGTGGCGTCGCGGCATTGAAGGGCTGTGTTATCCCCAACGCCGTGGGCATGGATATCGGTTGCGGCGTGGTCTGCATAAAAACCAATCTTACGACCGACGAAATTCACAGCTACCTGACCGAAATCCTAAGACAGATATTGCAAGAAATACCAGTAGGATTCAAATGGAGGAAGAAAGCTGTACAGACGGACTTCTGGGAAAAGTACGAAATAGAAGATCCCGTCATATCCAGTGAGAAGAACAACGCTAAAAAGCAGCTTGGCACTCTGGGTGGTGGGAACCATTTTATCGAGATACAAAAGGACGAAGAAGGGACGGTATATCTAACGCTTCATAGCGGTTCGCGCAATCTCGGCAAACAGGTAGCAACATATTACAATAAAAAAGCTCAAGAGTTCTGCAAAAAACAAGGAGTCCAGCCCCCGTCAGGACTGGCATGGCTTCCCCTTGATAGTAAAATCGGTAGGCAATATCTGAGAGCCATGAATTTCTGTCTTGATTTCGCCTCTGA
This genomic interval from Kosmotoga pacifica contains the following:
- a CDS encoding RtcB family protein, with protein sequence MIKFSPKLKAKLWVPIDKIEKEALEQIRNLSTIPDLFKWIAVMPDVHPGYGMPIGGVAALKGCVIPNAVGMDIGCGVVCIKTNLTTDEIHSYLTEILRQILQEIPVGFKWRKKAVQTDFWEKYEIEDPVISSEKNNAKKQLGTLGGGNHFIEIQKDEEGTVYLTLHSGSRNLGKQVATYYNKKAQEFCKKQGVQPPSGLAWLPLDSKIGRQYLRAMNFCLDFASENRRILTESALGVLRRFFPKLEVLERIETVHNYASLEEHYGETVLVHRKGAVRAEGKVVIPGSMGSPTYIAEGLRNPESFMSCSHGAGRTLGRHEAKRKLSYAEVKKDLDERNVILMTPDKSAIIEEARVAYKDIDMVMDYQQDLVRRSIKLLPMGVIKG